The nucleotide window AGGGAGGGTCTTCCTCTTGAGAGATCAATAATCGTAGATTCCAGTCCGAAAACCGTCGAACCCGAAAGGATTGTGCAGCTTGCTCTTTCGTCCATGTCTTCGATCACGTGTTCTTCCATTGTGGGACTTGGTCTGCCTGAGAGGTTTGCACTGGGCGCTGCGATAGGAACACCCGAGAGTCGTATCAGTTCTTGGGCCACCCGGTGGGAAGGAAATCTGACGGCCACACTCTTCAGCCCCGCAGTAACGGAGTCAGGTATTTCCTTGCTTTTTTCGAAGATCAACGACACTGGCCCTGGCCAGACAAGATCCATTAGAGCCGAAAAACTTTCGACATCTTGTGATACGATTTGTTTCAACATTTCCATGGTAGAAATGTGAACTATCAGTGGATTGTCCTGGGGCCTGCCTTTTGCCTCAAAAATCTTCATGATGGCCGTCTCATCAAAGGTATTCGCGCCCAATCCATAAACAGTCTCCGTAGGAAAAACGACAACTTCGCCTTTCCTGATTAGTTCAGCAGCCTTCTTCAGAATTGCTTCATCGGGGTTCTCGGAATTCACCCGTAAATATACAGTACCCATTCTTCCTCCGTCGGTTAAAGAAACCTTCTAATTACTCTCCAGAGCCAAAGGGCTCCCGTAATTATAACACTCACTATTAGCCCAGAA belongs to Mesotoga sp. Brook.08.105.5.1 and includes:
- a CDS encoding L-threonylcarbamoyladenylate synthase → MGTVYLRVNSENPDEAILKKAAELIRKGEVVVFPTETVYGLGANTFDETAIMKIFEAKGRPQDNPLIVHISTMEMLKQIVSQDVESFSALMDLVWPGPVSLIFEKSKEIPDSVTAGLKSVAVRFPSHRVAQELIRLSGVPIAAPSANLSGRPSPTMEEHVIEDMDERASCTILSGSTVFGLESTIIDLSRGRPSLLRPGPIDPDQLKGVLPDLLVPDFVSGRKEYLGDPMSPGLKYRHYSPDIPLILVEGETEMVVAKVGIVAGRKKSLVLCSEEMKDYYPVQVKKVVLGSRDNLIEVASNLFKELRNKENMEYSQIIAEPFPETGVGLAIMNRLRKAAWKIERT